AGGACGCTGGTTCTGGGGAACCTACGAAGAGTTCGGCATGGACATCACCATGACCAGAGACGTCGGCGCGCCGGCTCTTCTCGACATCAGCGCTGCCTCGCTCAAGGCCGGTACAAGCGGCGCGAAGGTCACAATCTACGGGCAGAACCTTCCCACGTCAATTACTCCTGCCGGCATCGATCTTGGATCGGGGATTACTGTCACAGGGGCGGAAGCAAAATCTGACTCTGTCACGCTGACTGTCAGTATCGCTGCGGACGCTATCCCCGGCAAGCGTGCCGTGACCGTCAATGGCCTGGTCTTGCCCAGCGCGATCGCGGTCTACGATCACATCGACTTCCTGAAGGTTACTCCCGAGACCTCGCTCTCACGGCTTGGAGATGAGCCGCATGCAAAGGGATATGCGCAGTTCGAAGCCGAGGCCTACGCCTTCGGACCGGATGGGAAGGCGATGACAGCGGACGATGTCCCGCTAGGTGTCGTGCCTGCAACCTGGAAACTGGAGGAGTTTGTTGCCTCCTACGGTGATGACGATGTGGACTTCGTCGGGAAGCTCGATAGCAAGACCGGCTTCTTTACACCGGCGTCGGACGGTCCCAACCCGAAGCGCAGGTCAATGCGAAACAACTACGGCGATGTCTGGGTGGTTGCCACCTACACGCCTGAAGGTCAATCGAAACCGGTTACAGGGCGTAGCTACATGGTCGTCTCTGTTCCGCAATACATCCAGTACGATCAGCCGGAGGTTGCAGGCAAATGAACCTTGCACTCGGAGAGTTTCATCGCTTCCGTGGGAACAGAGAGACGTTCCTTTACATGGTCAACAGCGGCGGCATCGTCGCTCTGGATGAGGTGTCGGACGTACTGGTCCAAAAACTAGAAGGCCGCACACTGAGCGGCGACGATCTGATTCGAGAGACTGTCGCCGATGGCTACGCCGCACAGGAGGTCGTGGAGTCGCTACGCGAGCTGTGGCAGCTTGGAGCTGTCTCGGATGGCGCGCCAAAGCCGGTCATCTCGCAGGCGCTGCCGGATGACTTTCCTTTGCAGAGTATCGTCCTGAACATTACGAACCAGTGCAATCTCTCCTGCTCCTACTGCTATGAGTTTGGTGAGGACAAGATCGCGACCCCTGACGGGAAGCCGAAGTTCATGGACTGGCATACCGCGAAGGCGTCTGTCGATTATCTGTTCGAGAGTGCCAGCTCGCGGGATGCGCTGCATATCACTTTCTTCGGCGGCGAGACGCTGATGAACTTTCCTCTGCTGCAGAAGGTAGTGGACTATGCCCGCGGCCTGGCAAAGGAGAAAAACGTCAGGATCGGCTTCAGTCTGACGACGAATGCAACGCTGCTGACAACGAAGATTATCGAATACCTTGCTGACAACGAGATTGGCGTTACGGTCAGCATCGACGGTACCAAAGAGATGCAGGACAAGTTCCGTATCTTCTCCAACGGCAAGGGCAGCTATGACGTCATCAAACCGAAGATCAAGGAGCTGATCGCGCGCCATCGCAGCCGCCCAATCGCTGCCAGGGTCACGCTGACTTCGGGCGCGAGCGATGTATTGAAGATCTACGATCACCTGAAGAACGAGTTCAACTTCCATGAAGTTGCCTTCGCTCCAGTTACCACCTCCCCAAACCGTCTGTACTCCATCGGAGAACCCGGTATGGATAAGGTGCTGGAACAGTTCAGTGAGCTGGCAAAGGACTACTTGCAATCTGCGCTTCGGGGAGAGCATCACGGCTTTTCCAATGTGAGCGACACACTCGCGGAGCTGCACCAGGGAGTGAATAAGTC
This genomic window from Terriglobus albidus contains:
- the peaB gene encoding quinohemoprotein amine dehydrogenase maturation protein; its protein translation is MNLALGEFHRFRGNRETFLYMVNSGGIVALDEVSDVLVQKLEGRTLSGDDLIRETVADGYAAQEVVESLRELWQLGAVSDGAPKPVISQALPDDFPLQSIVLNITNQCNLSCSYCYEFGEDKIATPDGKPKFMDWHTAKASVDYLFESASSRDALHITFFGGETLMNFPLLQKVVDYARGLAKEKNVRIGFSLTTNATLLTTKIIEYLADNEIGVTVSIDGTKEMQDKFRIFSNGKGSYDVIKPKIKELIARHRSRPIAARVTLTSGASDVLKIYDHLKNEFNFHEVAFAPVTTSPNRLYSIGEPGMDKVLEQFSELAKDYLQSALRGEHHGFSNVSDTLAELHQGVNKSLPCGAGLGMVGVGPSGDIAPCHRFVDSDDHVIGHIDTGIDMEKRGEFLKKGRIDGKYDCHSCWARPLCAGGCHHEAFVRYGDSGHANLHYCDWIREWTHTCLSVYGAIAEENPAFLEHFSERKAS